A part of Cystobacter fuscus DSM 2262 genomic DNA contains:
- a CDS encoding nuclear transport factor 2 family protein, with product MKAQDLQYTLDWIAIRELVAEYGQAIDFGKDTGDWSRWVNVFTPQVTADYSRLFEGEPVTMAREQMAQVGGNALAAFSRVQHATANTVRTHFKGDTEAQVMAYADVGHFFSVGGVTQEWTVVIRYTHDLEKTAEGWRIRRVMLDPIHFRGNPLGLDLVKGKRLV from the coding sequence ATGAAGGCTCAGGATCTCCAGTACACACTGGATTGGATCGCCATCCGGGAACTGGTGGCCGAGTACGGACAGGCCATCGACTTCGGCAAGGACACGGGAGACTGGAGCCGCTGGGTGAACGTCTTCACGCCCCAGGTCACCGCGGACTACAGTCGGCTCTTCGAGGGCGAGCCCGTCACCATGGCGCGGGAGCAGATGGCCCAGGTGGGCGGCAACGCCCTGGCCGCCTTCAGCAGGGTCCAGCACGCCACGGCCAACACCGTGCGGACCCACTTCAAGGGCGACACGGAGGCCCAGGTGATGGCCTATGCGGACGTCGGCCACTTCTTCTCCGTGGGCGGCGTCACCCAGGAGTGGACCGTCGTCATCCGCTATACCCATGATCTGGAGAAGACCGCCGAGGGCTGGAGGATCCGCCGGGTGATGCTGGATCCCATCCACTTCCGCGGCAACCCGCTGGGTCTCGACCTGGTCAAGGGCAAGCGGCTCGTCTGA
- a CDS encoding M56 and MltD domain-containing protein → MSALASTWTTGYVSVALLLPLGYALLRAALALLGRLGFPLSARQTLWAGRVTLALALLLPPACMSVRGLVPTGPLFTFDRSVVRLTTRLPEPAWNAPPRATVPRPTETPTSFPVGLAVALLLGTATGVHCARELRQHLRLLRQLDALPRVRQVGRVAVVLLDTGATAFSTWFPRPVPHPSAWVAVPAHLLEDPAALRMTVLHELQHHRQRDTVLAYVRLLLDGLFFWNPAVRAFGRWLATCQELACDEALVSGGKARPHDYARCLLDAALRASGSPPLPVSVTGMAHPTTRRIEMLFQSRPSRNHRALGLVATIALTLVPLTLWAQSATRGRAVTLAEAQSLARSSQPEGDLPVVMDELVVEKLNHLVTTPKGRAFMKKALGNLATHREALTRTLRARGLPEGLLAVAMVESAVSNMPETSTSPSLAPGMRGAGVWMFIPSTARQYGLQVDAERDERLDVARETEAAAALFSDLHGRYGDWRLALAAYNQGDKKVDEVLSATGLRDASALARAGHLNDYVSTVQAGLLVLRNPHLLD, encoded by the coding sequence ATGAGCGCCCTCGCGAGCACGTGGACCACGGGCTATGTGAGCGTGGCACTGCTGCTCCCCTTGGGCTACGCGCTGCTGCGTGCCGCCCTCGCCCTCTTGGGGCGGCTGGGCTTCCCGCTGTCGGCACGGCAGACGTTGTGGGCCGGGCGCGTGACGTTGGCGCTCGCGCTCCTGCTCCCTCCCGCGTGCATGAGCGTGCGCGGGCTGGTGCCCACCGGACCGCTCTTCACCTTCGATCGCTCCGTGGTGCGGCTCACCACGCGACTGCCAGAGCCGGCCTGGAACGCGCCACCGCGCGCCACCGTGCCCCGCCCCACCGAGACGCCCACGTCCTTCCCGGTGGGGCTGGCCGTGGCGCTGCTGCTCGGGACGGCCACGGGGGTGCACTGCGCGCGGGAACTCCGCCAACACCTGCGGCTGCTCCGCCAGCTCGACGCGCTGCCCCGTGTGCGCCAGGTGGGCCGTGTGGCCGTGGTCCTCCTCGATACCGGGGCCACCGCCTTCTCCACCTGGTTCCCACGTCCGGTGCCCCACCCCAGCGCCTGGGTGGCAGTGCCCGCCCATCTCCTGGAGGACCCAGCGGCCCTGCGGATGACGGTCCTGCACGAGTTGCAACACCACCGCCAACGCGACACGGTGCTCGCCTACGTGCGCCTGTTGCTGGACGGGCTCTTCTTCTGGAACCCCGCGGTGCGCGCCTTCGGGCGGTGGCTCGCCACCTGCCAGGAGCTCGCCTGTGACGAGGCGCTCGTGTCTGGAGGCAAGGCCCGTCCGCACGACTACGCGCGCTGCCTGCTCGACGCGGCCCTGCGCGCCTCCGGCTCCCCCCCGCTTCCCGTCAGTGTCACGGGCATGGCCCACCCCACCACCAGGAGGATCGAAATGCTGTTCCAATCCCGTCCGAGCCGGAACCACCGCGCCCTCGGGCTCGTCGCCACCATCGCCCTGACGCTCGTCCCCCTCACCCTGTGGGCGCAGAGCGCCACCCGTGGCCGCGCGGTGACACTCGCCGAGGCCCAGTCGCTCGCGCGCTCCTCGCAGCCCGAAGGCGACCTTCCCGTGGTGATGGATGAGCTGGTGGTGGAGAAACTCAACCACCTGGTGACCACGCCCAAGGGTCGCGCCTTCATGAAGAAGGCCCTGGGGAACCTGGCCACCCACCGCGAGGCGCTCACGCGCACGCTGCGCGCCCGGGGGCTGCCGGAGGGGCTGCTGGCCGTGGCGATGGTGGAGTCGGCGGTGTCCAACATGCCGGAGACGTCGACGAGTCCCTCGCTGGCTCCAGGCATGAGGGGCGCGGGGGTGTGGATGTTCATCCCCTCGACGGCGCGCCAGTATGGACTCCAGGTCGACGCGGAGCGTGACGAGCGGCTCGACGTGGCGCGCGAGACGGAGGCCGCCGCGGCCCTCTTCTCCGATCTGCACGGCCGCTATGGCGACTGGCGCCTGGCGCTCGCGGCCTACAACCAGGGCGACAAGAAGGTGGACGAGGTGCTGAGCGCGACGGGCCTGCGCGATGCCAGCGCGCTCGCCCGCGCCGGCCACCTCAATGACTACGTGAGCACCGTGCAGGCCGGACTCCTCGTCCTGCGCAACCCCCACCTGCTCGACTGA
- a CDS encoding chemotaxis protein CheW, giving the protein MSEEVPETSTQYLSFILAGEEFALGILQVKEIIEYDTVTRIPGAPVWVRGVFNLRGSVVPVVDLAVKLGLPPATVTKWSCIVVVEVKLGGEQLVLGLLVDAIGQALELQPSEVVPPPSFGAPVHVDYLLGMGLPAGEKKFVLLMDLDKVLSTQEVLLASTLRTEAEAPVQEEP; this is encoded by the coding sequence ATGAGCGAAGAGGTTCCCGAGACCTCCACGCAGTACCTCAGCTTCATCCTGGCCGGGGAGGAGTTCGCGCTCGGCATCCTGCAGGTGAAGGAGATCATCGAGTACGACACGGTGACGCGCATCCCCGGCGCGCCCGTGTGGGTGAGAGGGGTCTTCAACCTGAGAGGCAGCGTGGTGCCCGTGGTGGACCTGGCGGTGAAGCTGGGTCTGCCGCCGGCCACGGTGACGAAGTGGAGCTGCATCGTGGTGGTGGAGGTGAAGCTGGGCGGGGAGCAGCTCGTGCTGGGCCTGCTGGTGGATGCCATCGGGCAGGCGCTGGAGCTCCAGCCCTCGGAGGTGGTGCCGCCGCCGTCGTTCGGCGCGCCGGTGCATGTGGACTACCTGCTGGGGATGGGGCTGCCCGCGGGGGAGAAGAAGTTCGTGTTGTTGATGGATCTCGACAAGGTGCTCAGCACCCAGGAAGTGCTGCTGGCCAGCACGCTGCGGACCGAGGCGGAGGCACCCGTCCAGGAGGAGCCCTGA
- a CDS encoding BlaI/MecI/CopY family transcriptional regulator, whose amino-acid sequence MSKSSQSEAPKPLTPVELELMQIVWRHDEVSVADVLEALPPERKLAYTSVSTVLRILEQKGVLRSRKEGRGHLYSALLPREAYELQSVRHLVETVFDGTPSALVERLVEAVPLSPEEVEQIRKLLAKKGSRS is encoded by the coding sequence GTGTCCAAGTCATCGCAGAGCGAAGCTCCCAAGCCGCTCACGCCGGTGGAGCTGGAGTTGATGCAGATCGTCTGGCGCCACGACGAGGTGAGCGTAGCGGACGTGCTCGAGGCGCTGCCGCCGGAGCGGAAGCTGGCCTACACGTCGGTGTCCACCGTGCTGCGCATCCTCGAGCAGAAGGGGGTGCTGCGCAGCCGGAAGGAGGGCCGGGGTCACCTGTACTCGGCGCTCCTGCCGCGCGAGGCCTACGAGCTGCAGAGCGTGCGCCACCTGGTGGAGACGGTGTTCGACGGCACGCCCTCCGCGCTGGTGGAGCGCCTGGTCGAGGCCGTTCCGCTCTCCCCCGAGGAGGTGGAGCAGATCCGCAAGCTGCTCGCCAAGAAGGGCTCCCGGTCATGA